The following are from one region of the Apostichopus japonicus isolate 1M-3 chromosome 17, ASM3797524v1, whole genome shotgun sequence genome:
- the LOC139984193 gene encoding paraneoplastic antigen Ma1-like produces the protein MARPYTASLESESEVITIGREWCKKEDVAESRAILLTARHTQSTTRALLESLARGLPRGLVGICRKEVTRGGMTETFVLCEYERDIGDQEFGKHATIRVAKEQLWFKIIPLCESLQSTDSTERMMVRELGYRDNNTTPVTELQYTLASSYRRLKFFSGKDNLSRDEEEWSSWVEQVEGLMAEWTGVSEIEKRKRIRESLRPPASQIISDLKQDLPSATSEDYLAALEAVFGTTESGEELLIKYHSMKQNNEEKPSAYLSRLQSAIRHVLRKGGLVPGDVNRIRLRQFIRGLLFDDLLITTLQLRDRLTDPPGFISLLSMLRRYEEEQDCKFQQRQSRNHKTQRKPVGVTAASITTTSEEKPKKEMNDLKASDRLERLEAEVRALKVSGSPKVVEPESEEAPREYRQWTSGNNRNQSPNFCFNCGRTGHISRTCRFDPDIQTVNRKLIQFVLGQGNPQGSMGRGTQGSNT, from the coding sequence ATGGCCAGGCCATACACTGCTTCACTAGAAAGTGAATCTGAAGTGATCACTATAGGGAGGGAGTGGTGTAAAAAGGAAGATGTGGCTGAGTCACGAGCAATATTGCTCACAGCTAGGCATACTCAATCTACCACTAGAGCGTTACTTGAAAGTCTAGCCAGAGGTCTCCCTAGGGGTCTGGTGGGGATTTGTCGTAAAGAGGTAACCCGAGGGGGGATGACAGAGACTTTTGTTCTTTGCGAGTATGAGAGGGATATAGGTGACCAAGAATTTGGAAAACATGCAACCATTAGGGTTGCGAAGGAACAGCTGTGGTTCAAAATTATACCCCTCTGTGAAAGCCTACAGTCAACAGATTCAACAGAGCGAATGATGGTGCGTGAACTAGGCTACCGAGACAACAATACCACTCCTGTGACAGAGTTGCAGTACACTCTCGCATCTTCCTACCGACGCCTCAAGTTCTTTTCTGGGAAAGACAATCTGTCCAGAGATGAAGAGGAATGGAGCTCGTGGGTAGAGCAGGTGGAGGGTCTCATGGCCGAATGGACTGGGGTGTCAGAAATTGAGAAACGTAAGAGGATCAGGGAATCATTACGTCCCCCAGCATCCCAGATTATTTCAGACCTAAAACAGGATCTCCCATCTGCGACATCCGAGGACTACCTTGCCGCCCTTGAGGCAGTATTTGGAACAACCGAGAGTGGAGAGGAACTGCTAATCAAATACCATAGCATGAAGCAGAACAATGAAGAGAAACCCTCAGCATATCTTTCTCGTTTGCAGAGTGCGATTCGGCATGTTTTAAGAAAGGGAGGATTGGTTCCCGGAGATGTCAATCGCATCAGACTTCGACAATTTATCAGAGGGCTCTTATTTGACGATCTGCTCATCACAACCCTCCAACTACGAGACAGGCTCACCGACCCCCCAGGTTTCATCTCTCTGCTGAGTATGCTAAGGAGGTATGAAGAGGAGCAAGATTGCAAGTTCCAACAGCGACAGTCTAGAAACCACAAGACCCAGAGAAAACCAGTGGGTGTCACCGCAGCTAGCATCACAACAACTAGTGAGGAAAAACCAAAGAAGGAAATGAATGATCTAAAAGCTAGTGACCGTCTTGAACGACTTGAAGCAGAAGTTCGTGCCCTCAAGGTATCGGGTTCCCCAAAGGTTGTGGAGCCAGAGTCAGAAGAAGCTCCCCGGGAATACAGACAGTGGACCTCTGGAAATAACAGGAACCAGAGCCCTAATTTTTGCTTTAACTGTGGCCGTACTGGGCATATCAGCCGGACATGCCGCTTTGACCCCGATATCCAGACGGTAAACAGAAAACTGATCCAATTCGTGCTGGGTCAGGGAAACCCACAAGGATCCATGGGCAGAGGCACTCAGGGGTCCAATACGTAG